The genomic window CACCTCCTCGCTCTTCATCTCTGGTTCCAGCACCTCAGGTGCTTCGGACACCACGATATCCTGCACCTCCGGTTCCTGCACCACGGCATGCGCCTCCGCCCTCACATCCACCTTACCCTCTGGTTCCCGGTCAGCAGCTTCAGGCGGTAAAGCGTCAACCATGACCTCCTCCCCGGCCTCGCCCGTGGCGCCCTCATCAGCGACCTCGACGGCGCGCTCCACCGGCACCTCCGACGTGgcgcccttcttctcctcctcggccgcctccgccctcggcGTCACCATCTCCTCGGAGCTCTCCATCGAATCCTCGCTCGCATCCACTGCGCCCACCACCGAACACAAGCACACGGCATCAGAAACACACACACGCATCCATCATATTATAGGGCACGAAAGGAAGCGAGGCGAAAAGGCGAACAACTCGTAAAGCGGGCGGTGGGAACGTGGGGGAGGGAGGGCCGGCCGCCGCCAGCGGAGGGCGTACGAATGCCACCCTCGCCGCAAGCGCAAAAGGCAATTCCTGCCTCCCCGCTGGTGCCGAAAGCGGCGTGGCGCAGATCTGCCCCCGGCttaaagaggggggagggggagggggaggaggggtaGATGCCATGCGTACCGGGAGGAATGTTAAGTTTGATTGGTAGGTGGTTTCCATCGCTGGCGGCGTCGCCGTGGCTCGAGTTATTGCTTccgttgttgttgttggtggtggtggtggcgccgccGTTGGACCCGGCAGGCTGGCCCCCCTGCTGCTTCTTCTTGAGCTTCGCACGCTTTTTGGCGCCCTTCGGCATGGCGGAATTCGAGGGTGCGGCGCCGGCGGGG from Triticum aestivum cultivar Chinese Spring chromosome 3B, IWGSC CS RefSeq v2.1, whole genome shotgun sequence includes these protein-coding regions:
- the LOC123070442 gene encoding serine-aspartate repeat-containing protein I; protein product: MPKGAKKRAKLKKKQQGGQPAGSNGGATTTTNNNNGSNNSSHGDAASDGNHLPIKLNIPPVDASEDSMESSEEMVTPRAEAAEEEKKGATSEVPVERAVEVADEGATGEAGEEVMVDALPPEAADREPEGKVDVRAEAHAVVQEPEVQDIVVSEAPEVLEPEMKSEEVVIRDKAKVHPAHQPETKAEEVVVRDADTAAVVQEPEAKGEVSRSREPAAAQTTEVVRGPAVAVTASGHRAKWWNCCGILEVFAGSER